The DNA segment ATTAACCAATGTGGTTGTGGTTGTTTAGGTTGGAGAGTTGGGGGACTTCAGCACCGAGCCCCATGTGGTGAAGACAGAGCCCATCGATATAAAGAAGTCCAGTTCGtctgcaaagaaagaaaaagactcaGACTTCTTATTCGCGCTCTTCTACATCGGAGGGGGATCTCGAAACCAAGTCAGCTCTAACAAGGAAGCTTTCGAAGCTTCAAAGAAAAAGGTGAATGACTCATACAGTGACTCTCACATCTGAAAAGATTCACTTGTGAGGACTTTTATTCACTTAATGCTTTCCATAATCTCCTGAACACAACTGTCATGTAAAATACGTCTGAGACACAATAACCTCACTCTATAGGTTTTAAACATGGCCCTCATGTACATGGGTAGGTGCAAAGAGACGCAGACAAACCCACACAAAGTAGCGTGTACATTTTTTAGGGTACATTGCGTTGACTGACTTGAATGGATTAACCCTAACCCAGGATGGTTGAAACATCCCCACACACaactacaaacacacatatgtGCCGCTGTCCTCTTTCCATTTTTTCTGTCCTTTGCTATATTTCCTTCCGTAGGAGTCCAAGTTTTTCCGGGTCCACCAGGTTCTGCCCGTATCCACGTTCAAGGTGAGAGACCCGGCGGACCTCGTCCTGTCGCAGCCCTTCCTCCAGTTCCTTCACGCTCTTCCTCTGGAGTACAACTACGCCCTCTACAGGGACATCTTCCAGCGCTTCGGAACGCACTACTACAGCGCCGGGAAACTGGGTGGCGTCTATGACCTGCTGTACCAGTACAGCCGAGAGGAGCTGACCAGTTCAGGTAGAACAGCACAGCTTGGGCTGCTGTGGTAACCTAAAAGTATTAGTTTGGACGTAAATCAGACCCATGTCATGTTAATCAGCTTGAAAAACATTATAATTAGAATAGTTATaagtattaaattaaaaaacattcaaatcctAAAAATCCCTACTTTTAAGGTCATGTGTGTGTAGGACATTTCTATGAAAAAGTAGTTCTGGTCATTGGATTACATTTCAATAAACAGCTAAATGTAGTGTACGTGTTCTGATCAAATACCCACAGAGAGCGATGTAATATCTCGTGGTCAGTTCTTTTTGTTTCATGCTGCTCTACACTGCCTCTCCAAAAGGTGAAACGGAGGAGCACACCAAAAACTGCCTGAACCGAGACACCGCCTGGACCGCCATCCTCTACACGCAATACAGCAGCGTGACCCGATGCTCCGACAACAGAATGACTGAGaaatatcatggtttgttacgCGGCGAACTGGCCGTGAAAAATCACTGTTTCTGTTGTTCGGTTCAGACATTCCTTAAGCGTTTGTCTCCGGTGCAGGCTCGTACATCGAGGCAGCAGAGAAGTCCTTCTCCTCGACGAGAGGAGGGCGACCCAGAGAGGCAGCAGCTCTGGTCTGGGAGAGGCAAGGCGCCGCTCCCAACAAAACATCCTACAAGGACTGGGCCAAGTCAGTTCTGGACAACCCCGATGTGGTCGAATACGAGGTTAAATCAAACACCGATGAAATGCATCGAAGCGCGTTTGTGGCGCTTTGAGGCCTTCTAGTGAGATAGTTTCTCACAATAATGAAATAGCATCTATACAGAACTCTACAGACATGTTTCAAAAAGTTTCGTTTCAAAGAAATTTTGAAGCGGCGCAAATGTGGCTTCCGTGGAAATGTCTTCTGAAGAAATCCACAAAACCTGATCAAATGGGGTTCATGGAAAGTGTTTGTTTAGGTGCTTCCCATTATAGATCTGGTCCGGGGGATCCCATGTGCTACTACCAAGAGGAGGCACCTGAGGAAGGCCCTGCTTCAATACCTGGAGGAGTTTGATACCTGCAAGTGCTCTCCCTGCCCCAACAACGCCAGGCCCGTTCTCTCCGGCACAGAGTGCCAGTGTCTTTGTCAAACTGGCACATTCGGCACAAACTGTGAGAAACGAGCCCCTGACTTCACTTCAGGTATCATTTCACATCGGAAGTTGAAACGTAAACTCCGTACTACACTGTGCGTCGATTTCTAAAACCGGATTGATTGTGTTCGCAATGGACGTCTGGTTTGGTGTGTAATTTCCACAGAGGTGGTGGACGGTTACTGGAGCTGCTGGGGACCGTGGAGTGGCTGTGGAGGCTCGATGAAGAGACATCGGAGGAGGCGGTGCGataaccccgcccccctcagAGGGGGCCAACCCTGCGAGGGCCCTGACAGCAATGAGGAAGCATGTCATGTCTCCATCTTTGAAAGGTGGGACCAACTGTTTGCTTAGAAAGGGTTGATGCAGTCATGAAAAGTCTAATTATTTTGGAGATTTTCGTGCCAGTCGTCCCGTGGAAGACACACCACAATTTGCTTATATATGCAACCACAGATGCACCggtgctgctttagacaagtaAACTCAAATTTACAAAATACATAGTTTgtattttaacagtttttttccgTATTTTTGTGCTTGTGTCCAGACAGCAGACCTGTGACAATGATGACGACTTCACTGCAGGCTGGAGCGATGAGCTGCCTCCGGGTGTGCAGGGTTGTCGGAGGCCACAGCGACTCGCCAACAGTTTCCTCAGGGTGAACACTGACACCCCAGCCTGTAGTCATTAATGCAATAAGCTATATACGCTATAAGAGacacataaatattaaaatgaattcgTTACCAGTTAACTGATAATAGTTTCATTGCTACCAAGAAAAATACATATCTGTAATGTTGAAAAGTTAAAGTTGAATTGTTACCTCTATATGTAGTCTTTaatttaatacaaaatattcCAAATGCTGGACAGAATCTGCATTAGAAGTgtaataaacaagaaaaaacaaaaagtgaacaAGTGATTACAAACTTGCCAAATAATAATTAATGTTCCTTGTcttctatttaaaaaacaaaaacaaaagagatttACATTTTAACTTGGAATCAACATTGATCAGCCTCAGCCCAAATATTGAATTGCAAGTTCAGCATTTCAACGCGCGAAGCAGCACGATGATGAATCTGTGGTATTTATCGCTTCATTTCTCTGACAGAAAGCAAAGCGGTATTATGACTTTGGTGAGGACGAACACTTTGCGTGCTTCACTGGATTTGAATTGGAGGGTTTCCAGTACATCAACTGTCTCCCTGACGGCTCGTGGAGTCAACCAAAAGGGAGATGCATAAGTAAGTTTCTCACCAGACAAGTGGACAGTTATCCAAGAACTCGTGTAACTAAACTGAAAGTCTGCAGCTCAAAGTTTGCCCGTCTGTACTTTTAGAGAAGCTGTGCCTTCCCTTTGAGATCCCTGAAGGCATGATGCTGTATCCCAACAAAGACCAGTTCAAAGTGGGGGAACATGTGGGTTTGAACTGTAACGAGACAAACCTGTTTCCGGTGCCGTCGGGCCTCTACAGGTGCAAGGAGGATCTCACCTGGGACCCTCCACTACCTGCTGATCTGCGCTGCACTGACGGTACGGTACCACCTGTCTGCGGCTGGAAAATACAGTCGTCGTACAACAACATAGACAAGCGACAAAAAGACTTTCTGCCGTTGTTCCTGTGTTCTCCCCGTATGCAGAGGAACCATTTGTTCCAGAGGGTGGCTGCGGTCTAGGAGAGAAACTACTGCACTCTAAATGTGTCTGTATTCCACGGGAGAGCTGCCTGTAAGCTTTTAACATAAAATAACTGTTATATTACACACATTCCATTTGTGGAATTGAATGAAAAGCCAATTGTGATACATTTACGCTCTGATACCAGCTGCACATTGACTTGTAAGTGCTTGTGTGCAGTTCACAACCGGAGAGCCTTTGCATCCTGAACCTTGACATCGACGTCACCGTGCCAATGTCCCTCTGCTCCTTCCGCGCTGGTCGTTGCCACGGGGATCCGCTGTTCTTAGTCGCTGAGGGCGCATGCGACGCGGTCGATTCGGCCAAACTGGAGTGGGCAAAGTTCAGAGCCAACATGTCCTCCAAGAGCTCAGTTCAGACGCCGTGTGACCTCGACACCTGTTATGACTGGGAAACCTGCTCCGGTGAgtttgtctgacatgaaaccgttCTTGGGCGTGTATTAGCTTTTCAGGAGAGATACGTTGATTTGGTGCAGTCCACTTTAGTTCAGTTGGCAGGATTTGTTAGAAGAAATGGATAATAGTTGCTAAACTAACTAAGAAACTAAGAACTGTTTCATTGTCTCagcatgaattattcatttataaaaaGTGTCAAAATGTCAATGGGCAACAATGTGGTTTGACTATTTGTTTTGTCTGTCCACAGCATCGAAGACGTGTGTGTGCAAAGAAGCTAGGACTTGCCCCCCGCAAGGTCCAGAGAAAACGTTCTGTGTGAAGCTGAAGACAATCCGGAAGAGTCGCAGCATGAGCCTTTGTTTGATTGCAGCCCTCAAATGTGTCAACACTCAGATTGAGATTCTCAATGAAGGAGTCTGTGAGTCTAGATGATCctggaaaaaaagcttttctgtgccattacacacaaaaaaacaaagcagctcaGACCTTAAACACACCCAACTGAAAAGATGGAGCAACTCTAAATTCTCTAAATGTGGTAATTGTATTCCAGGAGCTGGAACTATACGTTGTATATGCAGCTTTAGTCGCATTATAACCACTGTATTACTATAAtaaaaatggttttaataaaaaaagacttctATAAAACTAAATATACAAGCAGAAGCTTTCCTTCCTATTAGGAAATAAAGCGGTTCCAAATGCAATATTGTGCTGTCGTTAATGCTTAGAAAACTTTCCAAAATGAATGATTCTTCATGCTCATGGTCAGACGGTTAAGACTGCAACCCGCCGCACACATtcacccacaaacacaaaaacaacaaaagaacaaaaatgtatttgaaaagtGGTTTTATAAACtttctatataaaaaaaacaatccatttCATGACATTAGAACAAAGCTGTCTTTCATCAGTCTGCACACTGCAGGTTTATAAAGTGCAATTTATTGGCACACACGCAAGGAACATTAACTCAAAACTTTGTCTACATTCATTAGTATTTGACTCTGCATGGGTGACTCTTATGCATTACTTGCCTGTCATCAGTCAAGACACAAGATTGCAGAGGAACACATTTACGGGTGTTCCAGTGTGAGcaattgtttttacatttgcttACAAGAAGAATAGAAATGTCTTCCCTCCTTTATGTACAACTGGAGGCCGCTCGGTAAAATAAAAGATCAGCCATCTTCATTCTGGACAAGCCTCGATACTGAAAACGTTGACGTTCTCCCCAGCACACCGCCTGGCGCCCACCTCACATTCGGTCATCGCTATGGCAACGCTGTCAACACCAGATCTCACGCACAGCCGGGCGGAGTCGTTAGGGCACTCGGTTTTGTTCTGACAAACGCACTTCGATTCTAGAA comes from the Gasterosteus aculeatus chromosome 14, fGasAcu3.hap1.1, whole genome shotgun sequence genome and includes:
- the c6.2 gene encoding complement component C6 isoform X1, which translates into the protein MAASGRLVLMLQLFSWTSVGMACFCDRYPWGSWSACSKTCNHGTQHRYRQYQYDDGYYWKNSCQQLCNRHDERACNEQNCPINCRLTDFGSWSDCSPCAKKQFRTRSVQRPSQFGGSSCSVELTEERPCYPSTECKLPPIDCRSDFKCDTGRCINSTLTCNSQNDCGDNSDERECAGFKIVCPPDKRVAPGASRVENGFDALAEKQRSAVLDNMFMGGSCIIRRPPSTLLYHRIPHNFESFDIKVGELGDFSTEPHVVKTEPIDIKKSSSSAKKEKDSDFLFALFYIGGGSRNQVSSNKEAFEASKKKESKFFRVHQVLPVSTFKVRDPADLVLSQPFLQFLHALPLEYNYALYRDIFQRFGTHYYSAGKLGGVYDLLYQYSREELTSSGETEEHTKNCLNRDTAWTAILYTQYSSVTRCSDNRMTEKYHGSYIEAAEKSFSSTRGGRPREAAALVWERQGAAPNKTSYKDWAKSVLDNPDVVEYEVLPIIDLVRGIPCATTKRRHLRKALLQYLEEFDTCKCSPCPNNARPVLSGTECQCLCQTGTFGTNCEKRAPDFTSEVVDGYWSCWGPWSGCGGSMKRHRRRRCDNPAPLRGGQPCEGPDSNEEACHVSIFERQQTCDNDDDFTAGWSDELPPGVQGCRRPQRLANSFLRKAKRYYDFGEDEHFACFTGFELEGFQYINCLPDGSWSQPKGRCIKKLCLPFEIPEGMMLYPNKDQFKVGEHVGLNCNETNLFPVPSGLYRCKEDLTWDPPLPADLRCTDEEPFVPEGGCGLGEKLLHSKCVCIPRESCLSQPESLCILNLDIDVTVPMSLCSFRAGRCHGDPLFLVAEGACDAVDSAKLEWAKFRANMSSKSSVQTPCDLDTCYDWETCSASKTCVCKEARTCPPQGPEKTFCVKLKTIRKSRSMSLCLIAALKCVNTQIEILNEGVCESR
- the c6.2 gene encoding complement component C6 isoform X2, which encodes MCSAPHGRKKRPRSAGSVFPTGKVAQTEPERRESAEGAVEGSRMAMQEFNTLVALYREQVISVGEISADCPSLRAQMHHTRSKGCSMARAAYRDLTVISVSGLEDGEIHPEICRLFIQLQCCLEMFITEMLKSMCLLGVLQLHRKTLPSVFGPEGTESEPRLDFRVDESSDVPILDDRSSSPTDFPQEQWLVGMDIQNIESPNLLQLFSWTSVGMACFCDRYPWGSWSACSKTCNHGTQHRYRQYQYDDGYYWKNSCQQLCNRHDERACNEQNCPINCRLTDFGSWSDCSPCAKKQFRTRSVQRPSQFGGSSCSVELTEERPCYPSTECKLPPIDCRSDFKCDTGRCINSTLTCNSQNDCGDNSDERECAGFKIVCPPDKRVAPGASRVENGFDALAEKQRSAVLDNMFMGGSCIIRRPPSTLLYHRIPHNFESFDIKVGELGDFSTEPHVVKTEPIDIKKSSSSAKKEKDSDFLFALFYIGGGSRNQVSSNKEAFEASKKKESKFFRVHQVLPVSTFKVRDPADLVLSQPFLQFLHALPLEYNYALYRDIFQRFGTHYYSAGKLGGVYDLLYQYSREELTSSGETEEHTKNCLNRDTAWTAILYTQYSSVTRCSDNRMTEKYHGSYIEAAEKSFSSTRGGRPREAAALVWERQGAAPNKTSYKDWAKSVLDNPDVVEYEVLPIIDLVRGIPCATTKRRHLRKALLQYLEEFDTCKCSPCPNNARPVLSGTECQCLCQTGTFGTNCEKRAPDFTSEVVDGYWSCWGPWSGCGGSMKRHRRRRCDNPAPLRGGQPCEGPDSNEEACHVSIFERQQTCDNDDDFTAGWSDELPPGVQGCRRPQRLANSFLRKAKRYYDFGEDEHFACFTGFELEGFQYINCLPDGSWSQPKGRCIKKLCLPFEIPEGMMLYPNKDQFKVGEHVGLNCNETNLFPVPSGLYRCKEDLTWDPPLPADLRCTDEEPFVPEGGCGLGEKLLHSKCVCIPRESCLSQPESLCILNLDIDVTVPMSLCSFRAGRCHGDPLFLVAEGACDAVDSAKLEWAKFRANMSSKSSVQTPCDLDTCYDWETCSASKTCVCKEARTCPPQGPEKTFCVKLKTIRKSRSMSLCLIAALKCVNTQIEILNEGVCESR